From a single Larus michahellis chromosome 18, bLarMic1.1, whole genome shotgun sequence genomic region:
- the GPR179 gene encoding putative G-protein coupled receptor 179 isoform X1, protein MGPWWWPLLWCFFTALVHGTILVGGQRSLERTPRPAGWSPSPSSSWSPTPEPGASGDPEGSAAALAFLQTGDAQRLARVNCSRGVAAGAAGPSPPPALRAALRAAPEALAHAANFLNMLFQTNDIREASVAEDVEWYQALVRSLAEGHPWVRRAVLALDAHPLAAKPRLMLQATKGDGEILLQDVSAAAPSLGNLSWDNDWFNALKSQRTPLLRKRLLSNDLRSMETPKWQRGDSYVGEPGHVRWSPPFLECRDGRFLPAWAVTLSSAFYGLKPDLSPEFKGVVRVDIELRDVAIDQCASGPGWFADTHRCDLNSTQCVPQESHGFVLGRYLCRCKPGFYGAGGVASGARAGAAGSAAGADGGSRLGCQPCRRGCATCEDDAPCLIQEDRALRAAVLSCQACCMLAVFLSMLVSYHFRQSKRIRVSGVVLLETILFGSLLLYFPVFILYFKPSIFRCIVLRWVRMLGFAIVYGTITLKLYRVLKVFLSHTAQRAPYVSSGQVLKMLGLILLLVLWFLAAWTVGMLENVEKNIPLVIRTQTARGLHFYICGHDRWDYMMVIAEMLFLLWGSFLCYATRAVPSAFHEPRYMGIALHNELMISAAFHVVRFIMVPSLHPDWTLLLFFAHTHGTITMTLALLFIPKFLHAGSPLREEIAAEVYEDELDMRRSGSCLNSSIASAWSEHSLDPDDIREELKKLYRQLEVHKTRRMAANNPHLPKKRSSRRSLGRSIVRRVTELPEAVTRRSSGERAGTPARRSSSAKLLPDAGGASLRTRDEGSRRRAAALRRSRSTEGPAREPPGGSPAPGSPSPGRKTMATTASEHSDSESLDAAPLVCKSASAHNLGGHGQPPPPRAAPLLKSLSVVAGSREEALLAASRAAREKCHAKQHPPAPSSEPPRGAGEPQSPSAADATPPAGSSPAEGWPQEDVSPPGDGKVQKRVTYAPIKSISVDSSHPPGRVRVAVRRTPPPPPIRYQSLVRRATPAGDSPEPAQPPTDPPARAAEPEGTQEGTQEGTQEGTQEGTQEGTAEAEPGRVFPPAGKGRLLTAASIPAQVCPWELIQDEILSQKQKATEAAKSGTPGDAAATPLSLKPPPQRTSLRGLGLAIKAFNRSKGKSTLKGKRESEGSLRKRGGSRRERPSLAETSAMSLGAIGRDPAAKSPEWSRQRPGSEPTARPWQGGTVPCQHNNNSGTAWGAAGWGDGREEAEGQWDSPAPGTGNSETLGEEPRAPQGDVDAGGGSGVREIPPSVGHREGAEHPHETPAVASSRTAQIRPQRGDEGPVAEPGKDAPAVEPGQDAPAAIVRLMAPTEGAAGLAEGLEVGSRPNRPQDHAEVQQPSPKPIAGSPRPSTAGVQRAAAERLGAEVCPQGALRVPAGKAALLRQEAVTPQEDGGVPPGRESPAKALGKGGSRPAPSRSGDTQRVPAKSQSAEVVPAAAGKARSTAAEVCPGETRADSRVKIEVCPWEESGSERWGPGRAPGKGGSEGDGGHPGEEPGTEKPPAKTPELPKAASERAGSAEGRTAEVCPWESGEGGRNVRAEICPWDAEGAAPEREGEEGERRRLGKWVRSIRPKSLGLLRAQESGSGPQAPGRPWGSTGSEGPPPKPAPRSSELPEVASRSQTSPRASVCPWEVAGADSGVDVCPWERGTALSDAGKLADGDVSQVKNGIPPQRAAPRGTRDAAPAADMGSDQRGSPSPGEGAEQPGIGLLAKHPALPKTSPKQAGTSNSRKANVCPWEEEDEPLPKTEICPWEEPAAPSGKERPRQDTRGTSKGENKPGLGELEDIKAKLAEAGGRRPERRDSRILAKFVRKSLDRSKAEFKKSQSTESIKEEVCPWESLGMEQPPKKPRARSPALPKSPSKKSQSVESLKAEVCPWESQELESTDKAEICPWEVAAPPPGKEKSRQDKDGPFAVSKGPSKSQVAHKEIGESTSGDKEKSRGDRESICPWESTDTEGTSTGYGTRSPEPLKGTTKKLESMGSTKAEVCPWESQELESTDKAEICPWEAAAPPGHQPKAKQGPAGVSKGEKRITRQAALASPVRCLEQGSSGQEAICPWESLGTEQPREKPRARSPALPKSPSKKSQSVESLKAEVCPWESQELESTDKAEICPWEAAAPPPGKKKSRQDKDGPFVVSKGPSKSQVAHKEIGESTSGDKEKSRGDRESVCPWESTDTEGTSTGYGTRSPEPLKGTTKKSESTGSTKAEVCPWESQELESTDKAEICPWEAAAPPPGKEKSRQHKDGWSMGSRSPSTGQGLHKEIGESTSGDKEKSRGDRESICPWESTDTEGTSTGYGKKSAELLKGTTKKSESTERTKAEVCPWESQELESTDKAEICPWEAAAPPPGKEKSRQDKDGPFAVSKGPSKSQVAHKEIGESTSGDKEKSRGDRESICPWESTDTEGTSTGYGKKSAELLKGTTKKSESTERTKAEVCPWESQELESTDKAEICPWEAAAPPPGKEKSRQDKDGPFAVSKGPSKSQVAHKEIGESTSGDKAKSRGDRESVCPWESTDTEGTSTGYRAKSPEPLKGTTKKLENTGSTKAEVCPWESQELESTDKAEICPWEAAAPPPGKEKSRQDKDGWSMGSRSPSTGQGLHKEIGESTSGDKEKSRGDRESVCPWESTDTEGTSTGYRAKSPEPLKGTTKKSESTGRTKAEVCPWESLGTEEPPEKPRARSPALPKSPSKKSQSVESLKAEVCPWESQELESTDKAEICPWEGLGTEEPTLKTAMGKEPSKKSESTESRKSDICPWEAAEPAGSEKETFKPGAHPRGADRASPPVTGTSQPAAGASAVSPTALLKQFKGRSIGTAEHKPLCRIQPGIQPPRTPRAERGVSSAPAGDSSPSLGSSIAEVCPWEAEEAPSASGETSTDTRKTSEVCPWEVESMDLPPDPPQAGQSRGEPPGQRPGCKPE, encoded by the exons ATGGGGCCGTGGTGGTGGCCGCTGCTCTGGTGCTTTTTCACGGCACTGGTCCACGGCACCATCCTCGTGGGGGGCCAGCGCTCACTGGAGAGAACCCCCCGGCCAGCAGGATGGTCCCCGTCCCCGTCATCCTCATGGTCACCCACCCCGGAGCCGGGAGCGTCAGGGGACCCCGAGGGCTCGGCGGCGGCGCTGGCTTTCCTGCAGACGGGCGATGCGCAACGACTGGCCCGGGTCAACTGCAGCCGGGGTGTCGCGGCGGGGGCAGctggccccagcccccccccggcgctgcgTGCCGCCCTGCGTGCCGCCCCCGAGGCGCTGGCCCACGCCGCCAACTTCCTCAACATGCTCTTCCAGACCAACGACATCCGCGAGGCCAGCGTGGCCGAGGACGTGGAGTGGTACCAGGCGCTGGTCCGCAGCCTGGCGGAGGGGCACCCGTGGGTGCGGCGGGCGGTGCTGGCCCTCGACGCCCACCCGCTGGCCGCCAAGCCCCGGCTGATGCTGCAGGCCACCAAGGGGGACGGCGAGATCCTGCTGCAGGACGtctccgccgccgcccccagccTCGGCAACCTCAGCTGGGACAACGACTGGTTCAACGCCCTCAAGTCCCAGCGGACCCCCCTCCTCCGCAAGCGCCTGCTCAGCAATGACCTGCGCAGCATGGAGACCCCCAAGTGGCAGCGGGGGGACAGCTACGTGGGGGAGCCGGGCCACGTGCGGTGGTCCCCACCGTTCCTGGAGTGCCGGGACGGCAGGTTCCTGCCCGCCTGGGCGGTCACGCTCTCCTCCGCCTTCTACGGGCTCAAGCCGGACCTCAGCCCCGAGTTCAA GGGCGTCGTGCGGGTGGACATCGAGCTGCGGGATGTGGCCATCGACCAGTGCGCCAGCGGGCCGGGCTGGTTCGCGGACACGCACCGCTGCGACCTCAACAGCACCCAG TGTGTCCCCCAGGAGAGCCACGGCTTTGTCCTCGGGAGGTACCTGTGCCGGTGTAAGCCGGGCTTTTACGGGGCCGGCGGAGTGGCCAGCGGTGCCCGGGCAG gcgcggcggggagcgcggcgggggcggacGGCGGGTCCCGGCTGGGATGCCAGCCCTGCCGCCGGGGATGCGCCACCTGCGAGGACGACGCGCCCTGCCTCATCCAGGAGGACCGGGCGCTGCGGGCGGCCGTCCTCTCCTGCCAGGCCTGCTGCATGCTGGCCGTCTTCCTCAGCATGCTGGTCTCCTACCACTTCCGACAGAGCAAG AGGATCCGGGTGTCGGGAGTCGTCCTGCTGGAGACCATCCTCTTCGGGTCCCTTCTCCTCTACTTCCCC GTCTTCATCCTCTACTTCAAGCCGAGCATCTTCCGCTGCATCGTCCTGCGCTGGGTCCGCATGCTGGGCTTCGCCATCGTCTACGGCACCATCACCCTCAAGCTGTACAG GGTGCTGAAGGTGTTCCTGTCCCACACGGCCCAGCGGGCGCCGTACGTCTCGAGTGGGCAGGTGCTGAAGATGCTGGGGCTCATCCTGCTCCTGGTGCTGTGGTTCCTGGCGGCCTGGACCGTCGGGATGCTGGAGAACGTCGAGAAGAACATCCCGCTGGTGATCCGCACCCAGACCGCCCGCGGGCTCCACTTCTACATCTGCGGCCACGACCGCTGGGACTACATGATGGTGATCG CCGAAATGCTGttcctgctgtggggcagcttcCTGTGCTACGCCACGCGCGCCGTGCCCTCCGCCTTCCATGAGCCCCGCTACATGGGCATCGCGCTCCACAACGAGCTCATGATCTCGGCCGCCTTCCACGTCGTCAG GTTCATCATGGTCCCCTCGCTGCACCCCGACTGGACCCTGCTGCTCTTCTTCGCTCACACCCACGGCACCATCACCATGACCCTGGCGCTGCTCTTCATCCCCAAG TTCCTGCACGCCGGCTCGCCGCTGCGGGAGGAGATCGCGGCCGAGGTCTACGAGGACGAGCTGGACATGCGGCGCTCGGGCTCCTGCCTGAACAGCAGCATCGCGTCCGCCTGGAGCGAGCACAGTCTCGACCCCGATGACATTCGG GAGGAGCTGAAGAAGCTTTACCGGCAGCTGGAGGTGCACAAGACGCGGAGGATGGCAGCCAAcaacccccacctccccaagaAACGCAGCTCCCGCCGCAGCCTGGGCCGCTCCATCGTGCGCCGTGTCACCGAGCTGCCCGAGGCGGTGACACGCCGCagcagcggggagcgggcgggcacCCCGGCACGCCGCAGCTCCTCGGCCAAGCTGCTCCCCGACGCCggcggcgccagcctgcggaCGCGGGATGAGGGTTCCCGGCGCCGCGCCGCAGCCCTGCGCAGGTCCCGCAGCACCGAGGGTCCCGCGCGGGAGCCCCCGGGAGGCTCGCCCGCCCCCGGGTCCCCCTCACCGGGGAGGAAGACAATGGCCACCACGGCCTCGGAGCACTCCGACAGCGAGTCCCTCGACGCCGCCCCGCTCGTGTGCAAGTCGGCCAGTGCCCACAACCTGGGGGGCCAcgggcagccccccccgccccgcgcagccccctTGCTGAAGTCGCTCAGCGTGGTGGCCGGGTCTCGGGAGGAGGCCCTGCTCGCCGCCAGCCGAGCTGCACGGGAGAAGTGTCACGCCAAGCagcaccccccggccccatcctcgGAGCCCCCCAGAGGAGCCGGGGAGCCCCAAAGCCCCAGTGCGGCTGATGCCACCCCGCCAGCCGGCTCCAGCCCCGCCGAGGGGTGGCCCCAGGAGGACGTGTCCCCCCCAGGCGATGGCAAGGTGCAGAAACGCGTCACCTACGCCCCCATCAAGAGCATCAgtgtcgacagctcccaccccccgGGACGGGTGCGGGTGGCAGTGAGGAGgaccccaccgccgccccccatCCGGTACCAGAGCCTGGTGCGGCGTGCCACCCCGGCCGGGGACAGCCCAGAGCCAGCACAGCCTCCTACGGACCCCCCGGCACGGGCAGCAGAGCcagaggggacacaggaggggacacaggaggggacacaggaggggacacaggaggggacacaggaggggacaGCCGAGGCAGAGCCGGGGCGCGTGTTCCCCCCGGCGGGGAAGGGCAGGCTGCTGACTGCTGCCTCCATCCCGGCGCAGGTCTGTCCCTGGGAGTTGATCCAGGACGAGATCCTGAGCCAGAAGCAGAAAGCCACCGAAGCAGCAAAGTCGGGGACCCCTGGTGACGCAGCAGCCACCCCCCTCAGCCTCAAGCCGCCCCCCCAGAGGACCTCCCTCCGGGGCCTGGGACTCGCCATCAAAGCTTTCAACCGCTCCAAGGGGAAAAGCACCCTGAAGGGGAAGCGAGAGAGCGAGGGGAGCCTCAGGAAgagggggggcagcaggagggagaggccCAGCCTGGCAGAGACATCAGCCATGTCCCTCGGGGCCATCGGCCGAGACCCCGCCGCCAAAAGCCCTGAATGGAGCAGGCAGAGACCGGGCAGCGAGCCCACcgcccgcccatggcagggggggacAGTCCCCTGCCAGCACAACAACAACTCCGGCACCGCCTGGGGAGCCGCGGGCTGGGGGGAcggcagggaagaggcagaaggacagtgggacagcccagccccggggacaggcAACTCTGAGACACTGGGAGAGGagcccagggctccccagggGGACGTGGACGCTGGTGGCGGGTCTGGGGTGCGTGAGATCCCACCCAGTGTTGGCCACCGAGAAGGAGCTGAACATCCCCATGAAACCCCAGCggtggccagcagcaggacagcacagATACGTCCCCAGCGAGGGGACGAGGGTCCTGTGGCAGAGCCAGGGAAGGATGCTCCTGCCGTGGAGCCGGGGCAGGATGCTCCTGCGGCCATCGTGAGGCTGATGGCACCGACggaaggggcggcggggctggctgAAGGACTCGAGGTGGGCAGCAGACCCAACCGACCCCAGGACCACGCGGAGGTGCAGCAGCCAAGTCCAAAACCCATCGCAGGCAGCCCCCGCCCGTCCACCGCCGGCGTGCAGAGAGCGGCTGCCGAGAGGCTGGGGGCTGAGGTttgtccccagggagccctgcgtgtcccagcaggaaaagcagcctTATTGCGCCAGGAGGCGGTCACCCCCCAGGAGGACGGGGGGGTCCCTCCGGGCAGGGAGAGCCCCGCCAaggcgctggggaaggggggcagcCGGCCCGCGCCCTCGAGGAGCGGGGACACCCAGAGGGTCCCTGCAAAGAGCCAGAGCGCAGAGGTGGTCCCGGCTGCGGCGGGGAAAGCCAGGAGCACGGCGGCAGAGGTCTGTCCTGGGGAAACTCGGGCAGATTCCAGGGTTAAGATAGAAGTTTGTCCCTGGGAGGAGAGTGGGAGCGAGCGCTGGGGGCCAGGCAGAGCGCCGGGGAAGGGCGGCAGCGAGGGGGATGGTGGCCACCCTGGCGAAGAGCCGGGCACGGAGAAACCACCAGCAAAAACCCCAGAGCTGCCCAAAGCGGCTTCGGAGAGAGCGGGCAGCGCGGAGGGCAGGACGGCCGAGGTTTGTCCGTGGGAGagcggggaagggggaaggaacgTCAGAGCAGAGATCTGCCCCTGGGACGCGGAGGGGGCTGCGCCGGAGcgagagggggaggaaggggagaggaggcggCTGGGCAAGTGGGTCAGGAGCATCAGACCAAAATCCCTGGGTTTGCTGAGAGCGCAGGAGAGCGGGAGCGGCCCGCAAGCGCCCGGCCGGCCCTGGGGCAGCACCGGCAGCGAGGGACCCCCACCGAAACCCGCTCCCAGAAGCTCCGAGCTGCCAGAAGTGGCCTCGAGGAGCCAGACGAGCCCACGGGCTTCAGTTTGTCCCTGGGAAGTGGCTGGAGCCGACAGCGGTGTGGACGTTTGCCCTTGGGAAAGGGGAACAGCCTTGTCCGATGCAGGAAAATTAGCCGATGGTGACGTTTCCCAAGTGAAAAATGGGATTCCCCCACAGAGAGCAGCCCCGAGGggcaccagagacgcggccccggCTGCAGACATGGGGAGCGACCAGCGAggatcccccagccccggggaaggTGCAGAGCAGCCCGGCATCGGGCTCCTAGCAAAACACCCAGCTCTGCCCAAAACGTCGCCCAAGCAAGCAGGAACCAGCAATAGCAGAAAGGCCAACGTCTGTCcgtgggaagaggaggatgagccGCTTCCTAAAACAGAAATCTGCCCTTGGGAAGAGCCTGCAGCTCCATCGGGAAAGGAGAGACCAAGGCAGGACACGCGTGGGACTTccaaaggggaaaacaaaccaGGACTGGGAGAACTTGAAGACATCAAAGCAAAGCTGGCAGAGGCGGGTGGCCGTCGACCTGAGCGCAGGGACAGCAGGATCTTGGCAAAGTTCGTTAGGAAAAGCCTGGACCGTTCAAAAGCAGAGTTCAAGAAATCCCAGAGCACGGAGAGCATCAAGGAGGAGGTCTGTCCCTGGGAGAGCCTGGGCATGGAGCAGCCACCAAAGAAGCCCCGCGCCAGGAGCCCGGCGCTGCCCAAATCGCCCTCAAAGAAATCCCAGAGTGTGGAGAGCCTGAAGGCGGAGGTCTGTCCTTGGGAGAGTCAGGAGCTGGAATCCACCGATAAAGCAGAAATCTGCCCCTGGGAGGTGGCTGCTCCACCACCAGGTAAAGAGAAATCAAGGCAGGACAAAGATGGTCCATTCGCGGTGAGCAAAGGCCCTTCTAAAAGTCAAGTTGCCCACAAAGAGATTGGAGAGAGCACATCTGGAGATAAGGAGAAATCAAGGGGAGACCGTGAGTCCATCTGCCCCTGGGAGAGCACAGACACAGAGGGCACCTCCACGGGGTACGGCACGAGGAGCCCAGAGCCGCTGAAAGGCACCACTAAGAAGTTGGAGAGCATGGGGAGCACAAAGGCGGAGGTCTGTCCTTGGGAGAGTCAGGAGCTGGAATCCACCGATAAAGCAGAAATCTGTCCCTGGGAGGCAGCGGCACCTCCCGGCCACCAACCAAAGGCAAAGCAGGGTCCAGCGGGGGTTTCGAAGGGGGAGAAGCGCATCACGCGCCAGGCAGCATTAGCCAGCCCGGTGAGatgcctggagcagggcagcagcgggCAAGAGGCCATCTGTCCTTGGGAGAGCCTGGGCACGGAGCAGCCACGAGAGAAGCCCCGCGCCAGGAGCCCAGCGCTGCCCAAATCGCCCTCAAAGAAATCCCAGAGTGTGGAGAGCCTGAAGGCTGAGGTCTGTCCCTGGGAGAGTCAGGAGCTGGAATCCACTGATAAAGCAGAAATCTGCCCCTGGGAGGCGGCTGCTCCACCACCAGGTAAGAAGAAATCAAGGCAGGACAAAGACGGTCCATTCGTGGTGAGCAAAGGCCCTTCTAAAAGTCAAGTTGCCCACAAAGAGATTGGAGAGAGCACATCTGGAGATAAGGAGAAATCAAGGGGAGACCGTGAGTCCGTCTGCCCCTGGGAGAGCACAGACACGGAGGGCACCTCCACGGGGTACGGCACGAGGAGCCCAGAGCCGCTGAAAGGCACCACTAAGAAGTCGGAGAGCACGGGGAGCACAAAGGCGGAGGTCTGTCCTTGGGAGAGTCAGGAGCTGGAATCCACCGATAAAGCAGAAATCTGTCCGTGGGAGGCGGCTGCTCCACCACCCGGTAAAGAGAAATCAAGACAGCACAAAGATGGTTGGTCCATGGGGAGCAGGAGCCCTTCTACAGGTCAAGGCCTCCACAAAGAGATTGGAGAGAGCACATCTGGAGATAAGGAGAAATCAAGGGGAGACCGTGAGTCCATCTGCCCCTGGGAGAGCACAGACACGGAGGGCACCTCCACAGGGTACGGCAAAAAGAGCGCGGAACTGCTGAAAGGCACCACTAAGAAGTCGGAGAGCACGGAGAGAACGAAGGCTGAGGTCTGTCCTTGGGAGAGTCAGGAGCTGGAATCCACCGATAAAGCAGAAATCTGCCCCTGGGAGGCGGCTGCTCCACCACCCGGTAAAGAGAAATCAAGACAGGACAAAGATGGTCCATTCGCGGTGAGCAAAGGCCCTTCTAAAAGTCAAGTTGCCCACAAAGAGATTGGAGAGAGCACATCTGGAGATAAGGAGAAATCAAGGGGAGACCGTGAGTCCATCTGCCCCTGGGAGAGCACAGACACGGAGGGCACCTCCACAGGGTACGGCAAAAAGAGCGCGGAACTGCTGAAAGGCACCACTAAGAAGTCGGAGAGCACGGAGAGAACGAAGGCTGAGGTCTGTCCTTGGGAGAGTCAGGAGCTGGAATCCACCGATAAAGCAGAAATCTGCCCCTGGGAGGCGGCTGCTCCACCACCCGGTAAAGAGAAATCAAGACAGGACAAAGATGGTCCATTCGCGGTGAGCAAAGGCCCTTCTAAAAGTCAAGTTGCCCACAAAGAGATTGGAGAGAGCACATCTGGAGATAAGGCGAAATCAAGGGGAGACCGTGAGTCCGTCTGCCCCTGGGAGAGCACAGACACGGAGGGCACCTCCACGGGGTACAGAGCAAAGAGTCCAGAGCCACTGAAAGGCACCACAAAGAAATTGGAGAACACGGGGAGCACAAAGGCAGAGGTCTGTCCTTGGGAGAGTCAGGAGCTGGAATCCACTGATAAAGCAGAAATCTGTCCCTGGGAGGCGGCTGCTCCACCACCAGGTAAAGAGAAATCAAGACAGGACAAAGATGGTTGGTCCATGGGGAGCAGGAGCCCTTCTACAGGTCAAGGCCTCCACAAAGAGATTGGAGAGAGCACATCTGGAGATAAGGAGAAATCAAGGGGAGACCGTGAGTCCGTCTGCCCCTGGGAGAGCACAGACACAGAGGGCACCTCCACGGGGTACAGAGCAAAGAGTCCAGAGCCACTGAAAGGCACCACGAAGAAATCGGAGAGCACGGGGAGAACGAAGGCTGAGGTCTGTCCTTGGGAGAGCCTGGGCACGGAGGAGCCACCAGAGAAGCCCCGCGCCAGGAGCCCAGCGCTGCCCAAATCACCTTCAAAGAAATCCCAGAGCGTGGAGAGCCTGAAGGCGGAGGTCTGTCCTTGGGAGAGTCAGGAGCTGGAATCCACCGATAAAGCAGAAATCTGTCCCTGGGAGGGTCTGGGCACGGAGGAGCCCACCCTGAAAACCGCAATGGGGAAAGAGCCATCCAAGAAATCTGAGAGCACAGAGAGCAGGAAATCTGATATTTgcccctgggaagcagcagagcccGCTGGCTCGGAGAAGGAAACCTTCAAACCAGGCGCGCACCCACGGGGAGCTGACAGAGCATCCCCCCCAGTGACGGGAACgtcacagccagcagcaggagccagcgCCGTGTCTCCAACAGCCCTGCTGAAACAATTCAAGGGCAGATCCATCGGCACGGCTGAGCACAAGCCCCTGTGCCGCATCCAGCCTGGCATCCAGCCCCCCCGCACACCCAGGGCAGAGCGGGGAGTGAGCTCGGCTCCCGCAGGCgacagcagccccagcctgggcagtAGCATAGCCGAGGTTTGTCCCTGGGAAGCAGAAGAGGCTCCATCTGCATCCGGCGAGACCAGCACCGACACGAGGAAGACCTCCGAGGTGTGTCCGTGGGAGGTGGAGAGCATGGACCTCCCACCCGACCCTccgcaggcagggcagagccgaggCGAGCCCCCAGGACAGAGACCGGGCTGCAAACCCGAGTGA